Proteins from one Anopheles nili chromosome 2, idAnoNiliSN_F5_01, whole genome shotgun sequence genomic window:
- the LOC128720721 gene encoding transmembrane protein 104 homolog yields MPTRSVQEEYPTWVGFVFIFNLIVGTGALALPSAFSHAGWILGSLAIVVLAFMSYVTVTFVIETMACANAVHNWKRLQFIKRDRVIEYDEDSNVETMVEPPHTPSDFENDYDEANEHDQLLEDATIEQTPLNIMYCRKTYYSLSSKIELGEMANMFFGRTRRFLFYFCLAVYLYGDLSIYSAAVAKSLRDVACAHNHRANATDDDDGTEHCWQNGILTRLDVYRLCLLVFVTVLGPFTFFNVQKTKYLQLLTVLFRWLAFTVMISIAVHRLLVPRTPSTLPVVPKRADIAGIPYLIGTCIYSFMCHHSLPSLLTPIANKSRLKTLVSLDYVMIGGFYLALALTGIFAFTDIKDLYTLNFVPSADQTNGLLKAIEYFLALFPVFTLSASFPIVAITLRNNLQTLFMDAAQLETHNFFLRRIFFPLLAILPPLVVCYFTESVSNLVGFTGCYAGTGIQYLIPVALVLSARQTCDNMIGRGIKNEFCSPFKGTLWPMIVLGWTVACLVLVTIDLII; encoded by the exons ATGCCTACGCGGAGTGTACAAGAAGAATATCCAACATGG GTCGGGTTTGTGTTCATATTCAACCTGATCGTCGGCACGGGAGCGCTTGCCCTCCCTTCAGCATTCAGCCATGCGGGATGGATCCTTGGTTCGCTGGCCATCGTAGTGCTAGCTTTCATGAGCTATGTGACTGTCACGTTCGTGATCGAAACGATGGCCTGTGCAAATGCAGTTCACAACTGGAAACGCCTGCAATTTATCAAGCGCGATCGCGTGATCGAATACGATGAAGATAGCAACGTAGAAACAATGGTTGAACCACCGCATACTCCAAGTGATTTCGAGAATGATTATGATGAAGCAAATGAGCATGATCAGCTGTTAGAAGATGCTACTATCGAGCAAACACCGCTAAACATCATGTATTGCCGAAAGACTTATTACAGCCTTTCGAGTAAGATCGAGCTTGGGGAGATGGCAAACATGTTCTTTGGCCGCACTCGGCGATTCCTATTTTACTTTTGTCTGGCCGTCTACCTATACGGCGATCTCAGCATTTACTCGGCGGCTGTAGCTAAAAGTCTTCGTGACGTTGCCTGCGCTCACAACCATCGCGCCAATGCcaccgatgatgacgatggtaCAGAACATTGCTGGCAAAATGGGATCCTTACCAGACTGGATGTGTATCGACTTTGCCTGCTCGTGTTCGTAACCGTGCTCGGACCATTCACGTTCTTCAACGTGCAAAAAACGAAGTATCTGCAATTGCTCACTGTGTTGTTCCGATGGCTTGCTTTCACCGTAATGATCAGTATTGCTGTTCATCGTCTGCTAGTCCCGAGAACACCTTCCACATTGCCGGTAGTGCCAAAACGAGCAGATATCGCCGGTATACCATATTTGATCGGGACGTGCATTTACTCTTTCATGTGCCATCATTCGCTGCCGAGCCTGCTAACACCGATAGCCAACAAGAGCCGTCTGAAGACGCTAGTTTCCTTGGATTATGTGATGATCGGTGGCTTTTACCTCGCCCTCGCATTGACAGGCATCTTTGCATTTACAGACATCAAGGACCTATATACACTCAACTTTGTGCCTAGTGCAGACCAAACAAACGGGTTGTTAAAAGCAATTGAATACTTTTTAGCCCTGTTTCCCGTGTTCACACTATCTGCCAGCTTCCCAATCGTAGCTATCACGCTGCGCAACAATCTGCAAACCCTTTTCATGGATGCAGCACAGCTTGAGACGCATAATTTTTTCCTGCGTCGTATATTTTTCCCACTCCTTGCGATTCTTCCTCCGCTCGTTGTGTGCTATTTTACTGAGAGTGTCAGCAATCTCGTAGGGTTCACTGGGTGTTACGCCGGAACAGGTATACAGTATCTCATCCCGGTTGCCCTTGTACTATCCGCAAGACAAACTTGTGACAATATGATCGGACGTGGCATCAAGAATGAGTTTTGCAGCCCGTTCAAGGGCACTCTTTGGCCGATGATAGTGCTTGGATGGACCGTTGCTTGCCTTGTGCTAGTAACGATCGACTTAATCATCTAG
- the LOC128730810 gene encoding uncharacterized protein LOC128730810 — protein sequence MSETAARLQSHNQEIVKCLDLLRRQQTALEKQIATKEKERNTLCSEMEKMQQMLDKLETSMAQDTQQLNECTKRLTETESGFTKVVDTLQLLVMSVKDNPKTETD from the coding sequence ATGTCAGAAACGGCTGCACGATTGCAATCCCATAACCAAGAAATTGTTAAATGTCTCGATCTGCTTCGCAGACAGCAAACGGCCCTCGAAAAACAGATAGCTacgaaggaaaaggaaaggaacACACTGTGCagtgaaatggagaaaatgcaGCAAATGCTGGATAAATTGGAAACTTCTATGGCACAAGATACACAGCAATTGAACGAATGCACCAAGCGGCTAACGGAAACTGAAAGCGGATTCACAAAAGTTGTAGACACCTTACAATTGCTGGTGATGTCCGTTAAGGATAATCCCAAAACGGAAACAGATTGA
- the LOC128720252 gene encoding dynein axonemal assembly factor 5, translating into MAFEEDGKSYVESFCTAIQNPDRMVRQRALKNFEQNYIRNVETTEEVSRIFDDIYLHILRCYSDRFESVRILAVTALDTLLAKLPTNDYYLEYVIPVLQKRIGQAETIEESEELRLQLLEQLEALVIKYRDPDGSRGDPLLKVFDNVVDVLIKTLRDPYPAAQKKSCDIVAALAEATPSLRYRAEALVAPAKSILVHRHSANRIAAIETLGILSLHILSNGDLVSEIIMAISPLLMDDVPFVRRACGRVGCLLMQKLRDRYSFFHRLLPLVLNCLSDETVEVREDINKRWKEAGELYYRENETELSKVALIEKLPSGYPDDRYTRPTLPCRAIVQRSLRVVNLVLHEMEEWKENIRLHATKLLKQIVLHAERSLSTMFLDINPVLTKACMDTEIAIVSEALSVCELMGILLDYETWSEHVLSEFRKFPTIGQLRCMCKLYASSVYEEGKRKNVRQFAALLLDPNVCHNHMDPVYQRELLNFCTILATIGQDRELLSAALEEITVSESKEGEQQSLERTLYTVVLKVVAFCSGMEEKVEIHELGLSVLRQLDGNVDRLHRHHLASVLNKIEHLESENSNANTSILLLCGIVSECGFQELYFDTMKQTIGKALSHATPEGKVKLFSAISLAMLSWSANNQQPKDVQFSLLKTFTDDLIAPHLIWTVGRSAESVRAMSTACFASMAQGVNNDVYMSLLPSYINVLSGLIDDNCIATRAYTLKALIHLEALDFESLKLVAFPIMSRLDDPSGEVRELAAICLGRLRLDVTTIATLSDRQALEARWQDILQQILSVMFLHLEHPEIKLRSAIFGSLKRLYIDNRDLIKRLSEEVSLGCSYRKDLDTIVTGKAESE; encoded by the exons atggctttTGAAGAAGATGGGAAATCGTACGTTGAATCGTTCTGCACCGCAATACAAAATCCCGATCGTATGGTGCGGCAGCGGGCGCTGAAAAATTTTGAGCAGAATTACATACGCAACGTTGAAACAACAGAGGAAGTCTCTAGAATATTCGACGACATATATCTGCATATTTTACGATGCTACAGTGACCGTTTTGAATCGGTGCGAATACTCGCGGTGACTGCGTTGGATACACTTTTGGCGAAACTTCCGACCAATGATTATTACCTGGAATACGTCATACCGGTGTTGCAGAAACGAATTGGACAAGCAGAAACCATTGAAGAAAGTGAAGAACTCCGGTTGCAGTTGTTGGAGCAGCTCGAGGCATTGGTTATCAAGTATCGTGACCCCGATGGGAGCCGTGGTGACCCGTTGTTGAAAGTGTTTGATAATGTAGTTGATGTCTTGATCAAAACCTTGCGAGATCCGTATCCAGCggcacaaaagaaaagctgTGACATCGTTGCAGCGCTGGCAGAAGCTACGCCGAGCCTGCGTTACCGAGCGGAAGCATTGGTGGCCCCGGCCAAGTCGATTCTCGTCCACCGCCACTCAGCGAATAGAATTGCAGCAATCGAAACGCTGGGCATACTTTCGCTACATATTCTCTCGAATGGTGATCTGGTCTCGGAGATCATTATGGCAATCTCACCGTTGCTCATGGACGATGTGCCCTTTGTACGTCGTGCTTGCGGCCGAGTGGGTTGCTTATTGATGCAGAAACTTCGCGATCGTTACTCATTCTTTCACCGCCTTCTTCCTTTGGTGTTGAACTG CCTAAGTGATGAAACGGTGGAAGTACGTGAAGATATAAACAAACGTTGGAAGGAGGCTGGAGAGCTATATTACCGTGAGAATGAAACCGAGCTCTCGAAAGTCGCTCTAATAGAGAAACTGCCATCTGGATACCCGGATGATCGGTACACGAGACCGACTTTACCCTGTCGTGCGATTGTACAGCGAAGCCTGCGTGTAGTGAATCTGGTGCTTCATGAGATGgaggaatggaaggaaaacattcGGCTGCACGCCACGAAGCTGCTTAAACAGATAGTACTCCACGCTGAGCGCTCTTTGTCGACTATGTTTCTGGATATAAATCCTGTACTAACGAAAGCTTGCATGGATACGGAAATAGCAATCGTTTCGGAA GCTCTAAGCGTGTGCGAGTTGATGGGAATTTTGCTTGATTATGAAACGTGGAGTGAACATGTATTATCTGAGTTTAGGAAATTTCCAACAATCGGACAATTACGTTGCATGTGCAAACTTTATGCCAGCTCTGTCTATGAGGAAGGAAAGCGTAAAAATGTCCGACAGTTTGCGGCACTTCTGCTCGATCCGAATGTTTGTCACAACCACATGGATCCAGTTTATCAGCGGGAACTTCTCAATTTTTGCACCATACTCGCAACTATTGGTCAAGACCGGGAACTGCTTTCCGCAGCCTTGGAGGAAATTACGGTCAGCGAATCGAAAGAAGGCGAACAACAAAGCCTCGAAAGGACTCTGTACACCGTGGTACTGAAAGTAGTTGCTTTCTGTTCAGGAATGGAAGAGAAAGTAGAAATTCATGAACTTGGCCTAAGTGTCCTTCGCCAGCTAGACGGAAACGTCGATCGGTTGCATAGGCATCATTTGGCAAGTGTCCTGAATAAAATTGAACACttggaaagtgaaaactcAAATGCTAACACAAGTATATTGCTACTGTGCGGAATTGTGTCGGAGTGTGGTTTTCAG gaATTATACTTCGATACCATGAAACAAACAATAGGAAAGGCTCTCTCACATGCAACGCCTGAAGGGAAAGTTAAGCTTTTTAGCGCTATTTCACTA GCAATGCTATCTTGGAGCGCTAACAATCAGCAACCAAAAGATGTCCAGTTTTCGTTGCTCAAAACATTCACTGACG ACTTGATCGCTCCTCATCTAATATGGACTGTAGGTAGAAGTGCTGAATCTGTCCGCGCTATGTCAACTGCATGTTTTGCATCGATGGCGCAGGGTGTGAATAATGATGTG TATATGTCATTACTGCCATCATATATTAATGTACTCTCCGGGTTGATAGACGATAACTGCATTGCCACACGTGCCTACACTTTGAAAGCTCTGATTCATCTAGAAgcactggattttgaatcatTAAAGCTGGTGGCATTTCCCATCATGTCCCGACTAGACGATCCAAGCGGAGAAGTACGAGAACTAGCTGCAATTTGTCTGGGGCGTTTACGGCTTGACGTGACGACGATAGCAACTTTATCCGATCGACAGGCGCTCGAGGCACGATGGCAGGACATTCTGCAACAGATACTTTCCGTGATGTTCCTACATTTGGAACATCCGGAAATAAAGTTGCGTTCGGCtatttttg GTTCGTTGAAGCGTTTGTACATTGATAATCGGGACTTGATTAAACGTTTGAGCGAAGAAGTGTCCCTTGGATGTTCGTATCGAAAGGATTTAGATACTATAGTAACGGGAAAAGCTGAATCAGAATAA
- the LOC128730809 gene encoding beta-1,3-galactosyltransferase brn: MLPRICVKFKLKYVLAAVLSLYMLQFFGAFTHFFEKDFESTFDYPLNGDILSDVYQLRHGQQPARQPINRYNYSYISDCEHKCKEDDRLIAPRLVFIVKSAMEHFDRRAAIRKSWGYERRFSDVKIRTVFVLGRSHIVPNRRLQSLVDLEYSTYRDIIQADFVDDYFNNTIKTMMGFRWAVSYCPRAKFYMFADDDYYVSAKNLLRYVRNPVNYPEYLEETDEALRKLARRLAQTTDNNSNNETGVVVPVLPPKNRTKRQLMTEMELPPNVKLFSGFVFRSAPHRHRSSKWYVSLEEYPWDMWPTYVTAGAFLLSHEALFEMYYVSMYTKHFRFDDIFLGIVAMKAGIEPLHSEEFYFHKAPYLGPQSYKYVLATHGYDEQAELTKVWNEIRASGYA, from the exons ATGTTACCCCGGATTTGTGTGAAATTCAAGCTCAAGTATGTTCTGGCTGCGGTACTCAGTTTATACATGCTGCAGTTCTTCGGTGCCTTCACACATTTCTTCGAAAAGGACTTTGAATCCACATTTGACTATCCGCTGAATGGGGATATCTTGTCAGATGTGTATCAACTGCGTCATGGACAGCAGCCGGCACGCCAGCCGATTAATCGGTACAACTATTCCTACATCTCTGATTGCGAACACAAATGCAAGGAAGATGATCGGTTGATCGCCCCGCGTTTGGTGTTCATCGTAAAATCGGCCATGGAACACTTCGATCGAAGAGCCGCGATCCGTAAAAGTTGGGGCTATGAACGCCGCTTTTCAGATGTCAAGATACGGACCGTGTTTGTGTTGGGGCGATCACACATCGTTCCGAATCGTCGTCTGCAGTCGCTGGTGGATCTCGAATACAGTACCTACCGGGACATCATCCAGGCAGATTTTGTAGATGACTACTTCAACAACACGATCAAAACAATGATGGGCTTCCGGTGGGCCGTAAGTTACTGTCCACGAGCAAAGTTTTACATGTTCGCAGACGACGATTACTACGTTTCGGCTAAAAATCTCCTACGCTACGTACGAAATCCAGTCAACTACCCTGAGTATCTCGAGGAAACTGACGAAGCCCTTCGAAAGCTAGCACGGAGGCTAGCCCAAACAACggataataatagtaataatgaGACGGGTGTGGTCGTGCCCGTATTACCAccgaaaaatcgcaccaaacgGCAGCTAATGACGGAGATGGAACTACCCCCCAATGTGAAACTTTTTTCGGGATTTGTGTTTCGTTCGGCACCTCATAGACATCGCAGCAGTAAGTGGTACGTTTCGTTGGAAGAGTATCCGTGGGATATGTGGCCGACGTATGTTACTGCGggcgcttttttgctttcgcatgAGGCGCTCTTTGAAATGTACTATGTTAGCATGTACACGAAACATTTTCG TTTCGATGACATCTTTTTAGGAATTGTTGCAATGAAGGCTGGAATTGAACCGCTCCATTCGGAGGAATTCTATTTTCACAAAGCTCCCTATCTCGGCCCGCAGAGTTATAAGTATGTCCTGGCAACCCATGGATATGATGAACAAGCTGAACTGACCAAAGTGTGGAATGAAATACGAGCTTCCGGTTATGCTTAG
- the LOC128732112 gene encoding general transcription and DNA repair factor IIH helicase subunit XPD — protein MLELKRTFDAKGHCLLEMPSGTGKTTTLLSLIVAYIMEYPHVVRKLIYCSRTVPEIEKVIAELKHLMNYYEKQTGVMPNITGLVLSSRKNMCIHPEVSREREGKIVDARCYGMTASYVRERAAHDETAPVCQYYEGFQAEGKESLLPPGVYSIDDLKEYGRERNWCPYFLSRFAINQAHVVVYSYYYLLDPKVAEVVSKELTRESVVVCDEAHNIDNVCVDSMSVKINRRLIERSTTGIHNLEKQVAELKEDDKRRLNEEYVRLVQGLKDASFARETDMVLANPVLPNEILREVVPGNIRNADHFLSFLKRFIEYIKSRLRVQHVVQESPAGFLRDVQQKVCIERKPLRFCADRLQSLLRTLEITDLSEYGPLSVITSFATLVSTYTKGFTIIIEPFDDKTPTVSNPIMHFSCLDSSIAMKPIFQRFQSVVITSGTLSPMDMYPKILDFEPVVMSSFTMTLARPCLLPMIVARGNDQVAISSRFETREDTAVTRNYGQLLVETAKTVPDGIVCFFTSYLYLESVVASWYDQGIIDTLLRYKLLFIETQDNAETSYALMNYVKACECGRGAVLLAVARGKVSEGVDFDHHLGRAVLMFGIPYVYTQSRILKARLDYLRDQFQIRENDFLTFDALRHAAQCVGRAIRGKTDYGIMIFADKRFSRQDKRGKLPKWIQEHLTDNLSNLSTEEAMQLAKRWLRQMAQPFTREDQLGVSLLTLEQLQNMEREKLEKQAQGK, from the exons ATGCTCGAATTGAAACGCACCTTTGATGCCAAGGGACACTGTCTGCTAGAAATGCCCTCAGGGAcgggaaaaaccacaacacTGTTGTCTTTAATAGTTGCCTATATTATGGAGTACCCACATGTTGTACGCAAGTTGATCTACTGTTCGCGTACCGTCCCTGAGATCGAAAAGGTAATAGCCGAGTTGAAGCATCTTATGAATTACTATGAAAAGCAGACAGGTGTTATGCCTAATATCACAGGATTGGTACTCAGTTCGCGCAAGAACATGTGCATTCATCCTGAGGTAAGCCGTGAACGAGAAGGCAAGATCGTCGATGCTCGATGTTACGGTATGACGGCCAGTTACGTGCGTGAAAGAGCGGCTCACGACGAAACGGCTCCAGTGTGCCAGTATTATGAGGGGTTTCAAGCGGAGGGGAAAGAAAGTTTACTCCCTCCTGGAGTGTACTCGATCGACGATCTGAAGGAATATGGACGTGAGCGCAATTGGTGTCCGTATTTTTTGTCCCGCTTTGCAATTAATCAGGCGCACGTGGTCGTGTACAGCTACTACTATCTTCTCGATCCGAAGGTAGCCGAGGTAGTATCAAAAGAACTGACTCGTGAATCAGTCGTCGTATGCGATGAAGCGCATAACATCGATAACGTATGTGTCGATTCAATGAGTGTTAAAATAAACCGACGTTTGATTGAGCGTAGTACAACCGGCATCCACAATCTAGAGAAACAAGTGGCAGA ATTGAAAGAAGATGATAAACGACGTCTAAATGAAGAGTATGTTCGCCTAGTGCAAGGATTGAAAGATGCCTCGTTTGCACGTGAAACAGATATGGTTCTGGCAAACCCAGTGTTACCGAATGAAATTCTAAGAGAAGTGGTTCCGGGAAACATTCGCAACGCAGATCATTTTCTAAGTTTTCTCAAGCGTTTTATTGAATATATCAAATCACGTTTACGCGTGCAGCATGTAGTACAGGAAAGCCCGGCCGGGTTTCTTCGAGATGTACAACAGAAAGTTTGCATCGAGCGTAAACCGCTGCGTTTTTGCGCTGATAGGTTACAGTCGCTGTTGCGTACGCTTGAAATCACGGATCTCAGTGAATACGGTCCGCTGTCGGTGATTACATCTTTTGCGACGCTCGTGTCAACATACACCAAGGGATTTACGATTATCATCGAACCGTTCGACGATAAAACGCCAACCGTTTCCAACCCGATTATGCACTTCAGCTGCCTTGACTCGTCGATTGCTATGAAACCAATTTTCCAACGATTCCAGAGTGTCGTCATCACTTCAGGTACACTTTCACCGATGGATATGTACCCGAAGATTCTTGATTTCGAACCCGTAGTTATGAGTTCATTTACTATGACACTTGCACGTCCTTGCTTATTACCTATG ATTGTTGCTCGTGGTAATGATCAAGTTGCTATATCATCCCGTTTTGAAACGCGAGAGGATACGGCTGTCACACGAAACTACGGCCAGCTGCTCGTGGAAACCGCCAAAACTGTGCCAGATGgaatcgtttgcttttttacttCATACCTCTATTTGGAATCCGTAGTCGCATCTTGGTACGATCAGGGTATAATTGATACGCTATTACGTTATAAGCTGCTATTCATTGAAACTCAGGACAATGCCGAAACTTCTTACGCACTTATGAACTACGTGAAGGCGTGTGAATGCGGGCGAGGCGCAGTGCTTTTGGCTGTCGCTCGTGGTAAAGTGTCAGAAGGAGTAGATTTCGATCATCATCTAGGTCGGGCCGTGTTGATGTTTGGTATTCCTTACGTCTACACACAATCGCGCATTTTGAAGGCACGCTTAGATTATTTGCGCGACCAGTTCCAAATCCGGGAAAATGACTTCCTCACTTTTGACGCACTGCGACACGCAGCACAGTGTGTTGGACGTGCCATTCG CGGTAAAACCGACTACGGTATCATGATCTTTGCCGACAAGCGCTTTTCGCGTCAGGATAAAAGGGGAAAGTTGCCTAAGTGGATCCAGGAGCATCTGACCGATAACCTGAGCAATCTCAGCACAGAAGAAGCAATGCAG CTCGCGAAGCGTTGGTTGCGACAAATGGCTCAGCCGTTTACTCGTGAAGATCAACTTGGCGTGTCGTTGCTTACATTGGAACAGCTGCAGAACATGGAACGGGAGAAACTCGAAAAACAGGCACAAGGCAAATAG